ATAATTTATGTAGTTAAAGTAGTAGGATTATTAACCCAATGCAACTCTAAATGAGGCTACTTTTGTAATTACTCATCTCATAAGCTAAGATATACTTCAATGGAATtctcgttttatatatatatatatatgtatatatatatgttgaccaaaaataaaggtaataaaaaaaatataacatcTAATTGTTTGATTCCttacaaaaaattctgaaatcaAGATAAAAGGTACGaggaaaaagtgatttttttttcttttttatgtgtgTGGATAATACAAATGAGAGGAACTCTATTTTTACTTGAATCCTTCTAATTACAATCATCGGTATCCTCTTGATTGAACGATAAAGATCCAATTTCCCTATTTACCATTTATCGACATTTAAGACTCTATTTGTTTAGtagaaaatttattattaatttatttttgtaagtgatacaaatagtcattttaaaaaaattaaataatttatttttcacgaagcaAACGTAATCTGCTTTCTCAGTTTAATGTGCTTTGAAAATCTCCCAAGCGTGACATTTTCATGCAAGgagtcaatttttcaaaaaaaataaatctgaattgttgggtttttttttgtattattatttCGACAGTGAGAAATCAAGCAAAATCGAGCTCATTTGGGAAAACGTGACAGGTGTCAACGACCCGTCCGAGACGTTCAAAAGTCAACGAGAATCCCATTTCTCTCCCGAGGCCCCGAAATAACCGACCATTTGGAGAGTCCGCCAACGACACGCAATGGACCCGCCCGAAAGTAaccagccgccgccgccgccgcccccggcGATCTCCGACCGGGTCCTCATCGATGGCACCGTGGCTCCGATGACCCTGACCGCCGACGGGAGGCTGGTGTGGTCCGGAGGACGTCAGCGGAGCCTGAGCGTCGAGAAGGAGGTGCTCGGATTCGACGCGGAGGGGCCCAGGATAAGGATCAAGGCCATGGTAGACGACGCCGGCGACCGAGCCTGCTGCGTCGGGAGCGGGAGCAGAGGGGGCTTGGTGAGGAAGGACTTCGTGTTCGAGCCGCTGTCGGAGGAGTCAAAGAAGCTCTGGTGCGAGAATCTCCGGGGCTGCCTTGATTCTCTAGGTAAACTGATCGTTGTTTTGCTGCGGTTTCGAGTTTCATTTCTGTTTGCTTGGTATTGGAAACGTAGGAATGAAGTAGAAACCTGTGAATTATGTCTCTGATGTTGCCGAGTTGACAGCGATACCTCATTTGAATTGCTTCAATCCGGAATGATAATACTGTGATACAATCGGATGGCGCCATCGTGTTTGAATTACGTGGCGCATTGGTGTCCTTAGTCAATTTAGAATATATCCGAGTCTTGTTGAGAGAGCTTGTTGAAGTGTTATGGTAGGCTCACTTGGAGTTGCAGATGGATGTCTTAGCTTGTCTATTTTGCAAATGTCGTTTACTATTGTAGCTTTCTGTTTTCAGCCAGTGTGGTACTCCATTGATCATCGAAGAAAGTACATTAGGATGCCCAATTATATGGTTTATTGGTGCAAACTACAAGAGTAGATTAAGTTTGTAGTTCAGTGCATGCCTGACGAACAGAAGTGATTTGAGGAAGAAGTTGGAGTATGCAATAGTAGCTTTTACTCTGAATTGCTTGAAAGTTTTGGCTTTAGGCAATCAAAGAGGTGCACTATGGTGTGAGGGGGTTTAATGCTAGCTTCCTTTAAGATGCACTCTGTTTCAGAAGTTAACAGCGACTAGTTTTTCTTTAGTTGCTTTTATTCACCTCTGCTCTTTTTGACAGACCGCCCAAAGAAGTTGTTTATACTATTAAATCCTTTTGGAGGAAAGAAAGTGGCTCCCAAGACTTTGACGAATGTTGTAAAACCTCTTCTTGAGGATGCCGGCATTCAATTTGCCATACAAGGTTTGAGGTCATATGCAAATGAATACTGCTCTTACAGCTTCACTTCATGTTAGCTGATTgctcatgcaaatttttttactgCAATTTCAGAGACTCAATACCAGTTGCATGCAAAGGAAGTCGCTCGTTCTCTGGATCTATCAAAGTATGATGGTATTGTCTGTATTAGCGGAGATGGAATCTTAGTTGAGGTTAGTTATCTAGGTGCAGATACTAGATGTCATAATAAACTCTCGGTATGGTTGGAGACCTTCTATGAAATGGCTGCAATTTGTCAACTTTTCTTTTAAGGTAGTTCACAACCTTTAACCTGTTTAGGGGCCACAATGATTTTATCTTTATTTGTCTTACATGGTAGTTATCGATATTGTGGTTCGATCTTAGGTGTTTTTCCTATTATTCTCTTCAGTAACAAAGTTCTCTAAGTTTTAGTAGGTAGTAAATGGATTGCTTGAACGAGAGGACTGGGAGGCAGCAATCAAAGTTCCTATCGGAATGGTTCCTGCAGGTTTGTTCTTTGCCCATGTTGTCGATTATAGCAATTGAAGAAAGGATTTGGGTTTCATAGCATCATTCCTAGATGGATAGTGCAGAATATGCTTAGGTTAAAATAGCAGACTTTCTGTTCCAAGACTTTCAGCAGTGGGATTTCTTGTTTTATCGGTAACATCTTTGAGGGCCGCTGTTAGAAGTAACTAAATGCAGGATTTCTGCTCTTTCTTTGGTTGACATGGATGTTGGATATGTTGTTTCTGCATCTAACACATGTAGCTCTATACAGGTACTGGAAATGGCATGGTGAAGTCTCTTTTGGATACTGTCGGTGAACCATGTACAGCATCTTATGCTACTCTTGCCATCATTAGAggttgatgtttttgttttctttgcatTTCAGCATTGTAGCTTTGCTTGATTCTTCACTCTCTGATGCtttgtgtttcctttttttttccctttgtcttagccatttgatctttctttttaaatGGTATTTGTGGTTTGACAATTTGTAGGACACAAGAAATCACTAGATGTGGCCACCATCAAGCAAGGCAATGCCAAAGTTTTCAGCGTTTTGATGCTTGCCTGGGGTATGCCAGATCATTGTGATCATGTACTAGGTTTAGGTTATCTATGTtggtacaaattttatttttttaccttctGTCTCCAAAGTATGTTTCATAGTGCAAATACTCAGTCCTGACAATGAATAACAGGACATAATCTAGAGCTGTCTTAAGCTCCATTCACTGTGGCCTCCAAAAGAGCCTGATTTCTTGATTATGTCGGTGCTGTGAAAAGTTCGTATAGTTGGACTAGCATGCATTGTGGCCTCTGTATTGAGCTCATCATTTTTCGCAATGGAAGAGGCAGAAAGGACGTTACATAGGCGGCTTTTGA
This sequence is a window from Rhodamnia argentea isolate NSW1041297 chromosome 3, ASM2092103v1, whole genome shotgun sequence. Protein-coding genes within it:
- the LOC115726566 gene encoding sphingosine kinase 1 isoform X1; translated protein: MDPPESNQPPPPPPPAISDRVLIDGTVAPMTLTADGRLVWSGGRQRSLSVEKEVLGFDAEGPRIRIKAMVDDAGDRACCVGSGSRGGLVRKDFVFEPLSEESKKLWCENLRGCLDSLDRPKKLFILLNPFGGKKVAPKTLTNVVKPLLEDAGIQFAIQETQYQLHAKEVARSLDLSKYDGIVCISGDGILVEVVNGLLEREDWEAAIKVPIGMVPAGTGNGMVKSLLDTVGEPCTASYATLAIIRGHKKSLDVATIKQGNAKVFSVLMLAWGLVADIDIESEKYRWMGSARIDFYALQRILHLRRYSGRISFVPAPGYEAHGEPTSYSGNFGGKDIVFEKSEGRSAKVEGEGYQGPDVKLEELSWRSIDGPFVSIWLHNVPWGAEDTMAAPDAKLSDGCLDLIAIGDCPKLSLLSLMTELSNGGHVKSPHVIYMKVKAFVLEPGPRIDDPTKEGIIDTDGEVLAKGNGTFKSGHKTMMAYDRLVITVDQGLATVFSPI